The following proteins come from a genomic window of Primulina eburnea isolate SZY01 unplaced genomic scaffold, ASM2296580v1 ctg994_ERROPOS2195505+, whole genome shotgun sequence:
- the LOC140822681 gene encoding thiosulfate sulfurtransferase 16, chloroplastic-like isoform X3 — MQEHSAGVPTSVPVRVAHELLLAGHRYIDVRTAEEFSTGHVSGAINVPFLLRVGPGMTHNPKFLEEVLSHCGKDDEILVGCQLGKRSLMAATELLSAGFSGVTDMAGGYAAWVQNGLPTES, encoded by the exons ATGCAGGAGCACTCTGCAGGTGTTCCAACGTCGGTGCCTGTTCGTGTGGCGCATGAACTTCTCCTAGCAGGCCATCGTTATATTGATGTTAG GACTGCCGAGGAGTTTAGCACTGGACATGTTTCTGGTGCTATCAATGTCCCTTTCTTGCTAAGAGTTGGACCAG GCATGACTCATAATCCCAAATTTTTGGAGGAAGTGTTGTCTCATTGTGGAAAAGATGATGAAATCCTCGTT GGATGCCAATTAGGAAAAAGGTCTCTCATGGCTGCGACTGAGCTATTATCTGCT GGATTTAGTGGAGTAACGGACATGGCTGGAGGATATGCAGCTTGGGTACAAAATGGACTGCCAACAGAGTCTTGA
- the LOC140822667 gene encoding vicilin-like seed storage protein At4g36700 produces the protein MAKKMNSVFNMLPVLLLVLCCVILPMFSGFNTVVCAEEENRDLLASGVLVKRKDRRALVSSEYGEISAVRMGDEDIGATYIVHFFTLEPNSLFLPVFLHEHMVFYVQTGSGKLSWAEENDSKDIDLRPGDVYRLEAGTVFFIQSNLETEDERQKLRIHAIFSDSNDEPRESTTGPYSSIRDMVLGFDKKVLQAAFKVTEELMDELLSGAKPPAIVHGIPRTRKVLEMEFRLISGIVRSRGHNIIQVNKKKREKAKLFNLLEDKKDFENDHGWSTTVTGKKLSVLKETNIGLYMVNLTRGSIMGPHWNPVANEIGIVWQGRGIVRIVCSSTPNETWCESVRFKVEEGDVFAVPRLHPMAQMAFENDTFVFAGFSTSAKRNHPQFFAGQASVLKTLDREVVSISFNVTKATLDQLLAPQRDSVIVGCTSCAEEELRVLEEEMEREREEARQREEEEARKREEEKARREEEEEKRREEEARKREEEEAKREEEERKKHEEEEEEERQREEAERERQEEKERRQREEEAERERQEEEERRQREEEAQRKEEEEAKREEAERERREREEEERRRREEEAQEEVERQREEAERERQEEEEAQRKEEEEAKREERKEEERRRREEKARRQEEEESKRQEEERRQREEEEAEARAREEKEAKREEEKEEERARKREEKEAWEEEEQRRREEKEKGREEEESRWEREEEERREMERARKEAEKREEKEKARQEEEARTEEHKSEEERAAEEERRWEEAEEAESRHGGGGYREQAYIQV, from the exons ATGGCGAAGAAAATGAACTCCGTTTTCAACATGCTACCCGTACTGCTCTTAGTTCTTTGCTGTGTGATTCTGCCTATGTTTTCAGGTTTCAATACTGTGGTGTGCGCAGAAGAAGAGAACAGGGATCTTTTGGCTTCGGGGGTTTTGGTGAAAAGGAAAGATAGGAGGGCTCTTGTTTCCAGTGAATATGGAGAGATTTCGGCGGTTCGAATGGGCGATGAAGACATCGGGGCcacttatattgttcatttcttcACTCTGGAGCCCAATTCTCTGTTTCTCCCAGTGTTTCTGCATGAGCATATGGTATTCTATGTCCAAACAG GGAGTGGAAAGTTGAGCTGGGCGGAGGAAAATGATTCGAAGGACATAGATTTGAGGCCAGGAGATGTCTACAGATTGGAGGCTGGAACTGTTTTCTTCATACAGAGCAACTTGGAAACCGAAGACGAGAGACAAAAACTCAGGATTCATGCTATTTTTTCGGATTCAAACGATGAACCTCGA GAATCAACAACTGGGCCTTACTCTAGTATCCGAGACATGGTTCTAGGTTTTGACAAGAAAGTTTTGCAGGCGGCATTTAAG gtTACTGAAGAACTGATGGATGAACTGTTGAGCGGAGCGAAGCCACCTGCCATTGTTCATGGAATTCCAAGAACTAGGAAGGTATTGGAGATGGAATTTCGATTGATTAGTGGCATTGTGAGAAGCAGAGGGCATAATATCATCCAAGTTAACAAAAAAAAGAGGGAGAAAGCGAAATTATTCAACCTTCTCGAGGACAAGAAAGATTTCGAGAATGACCATGGGTGGAGCACAACCGTAACCGGGAAAAAGTTATCTGTATTGAAGGAGACCAACATTGGTTTATACATGGTGAACTTGACCCGG GGATCGATCATGGGGCCGCATTGGAACCCCGTGGCTAATGAAATTGGGATCGTCTGGCAAGGGCGGGGAATAGTGCGGATTGTGTGTTCTAGCACACCAAATGAAACATGGTGCGAAAGTGTGCGGTTTAAGGTTGAGGAAGGGGATGTCTTTGCGGTTCCTAGGTTGCATCCGATGGCTCAGATGGCTTTCGAGAATGATACATTTGTTTTTGCAGGATTTAGTACTTCGGCAAAGAGGAACCATCCTCAGTTTTTTGCAGGGCAGGCTTCTGTACTCAAAACCTTGGATAGAGAGGTTGTGTCTATTTCCTTCAATGTGACTAAGGCGACATTGGATCAGCTCTTGGCTCCACAAAGAGACTCTGTGATAGTAGGTTGTACCTCGTGTGCGGAGGAGGAGTTGAGGGTGCTGGAGGAGGAGATGGAGAGAGAACGAGAGGAGGCTAGACAGAGGGAGGAGGAGGAGGCCCGAAAGAGGGAAGAGGAGAAAGCTCGGAGGGAGGAAGAAGAGGAGAAAAGACGGGAAGAGGAAGCAAGAAAGAGGGAAGAAGAGGAAGCTAAGAGAGAGGAGGAAGAAAGGAAAAAgcacgaagaagaagaagaagaagagaggCAAAGGGAGGAAGCAGAGCgagaaaggcaagaagagaaggAAAGGAGACAAAGGGAAGAGGAAGCAGAGCGAGAAAGGCAAGAAGAGGAGGAAAGGAGACAAAGGGAAGAGGAAGCACAAAGgaaagaagaggaagaagctAAGAGGGAGGAAGCAGAGCGAGAGCGGCGAGAACGGGAGGAGGAGGAACGGAGACGAAGGGAAGAGGAAGCACAAGAGGAAGTAGAGAGACAAAGGGAGGAAGCAGAGCGAGAAAGGCAAGAAGAGGAGGAAGCACAAAGgaaagaagaggaagaagctAAGAGGGAAGAACGGAAGGAGGAGGAACGGAGACGAAGGGAAGAGAAAGCACGGAGGCAAGAAGAGGAAGAATCGAAAAGGCAAGAAGAGGAAAGGAGACAAAGGGAAGAGGAGGAAGCAGAAGCAAGAGCACGAGAAGAGAAGGAAGCTAAGAGGGAGGAAGAAAAGGAGGAAGAGAGAGCgagaaagagagaagaaaaggaAGCTTGGGAGGAAGAAGAGCAGAGAAGGAGAGAAGAAAAGGAGAAGGGAAGAGAGGAGGAGGAATCTCGTTGGGAGCGGGAGGAGGAAGAAAGAAGGGAAATGGAGAGAGCGAGGAAAGAAGCAGAGAAAAGAGAGGAAAAAGAAAAGGCAAGACAAGAAGAAGAAGCTAGAACGGAGGAGCACAAGAGTGAGGAAGAACGGGCAGCTGAAGAGGAACGACGATGGGAGGAGGCGGAAGAAGCAGAAAGTCGCCATGGGGGAGGAGGTTACAGAGAACAAGCATATATACAAGTTTAG
- the LOC140822670 gene encoding uncharacterized protein: MADLDLDLDELLDGPTQVPVRSTRFNPKNSKFKPRVKTEPSQHPPASSSDSAELMGKESDSIPLPKKEEPGIKPEFANDAEMDIDLKCGGIVENGMKKEETEDLMETEEGEAEDEVVREIDVYLTSSLDPNTRLFVLQYPLRPMWRPYEMEGRCEEVRVKPASNEVEVDLAIDFESKNYDRNADSRVLMKKQTLASSWKPPQASGYAVGVLTGNKLHLNPIHAVVQLRPSMEHLDSRESKRNVVTSMEDSVKAEEIKQEKLSIASKQLTKPSGQEKDIGEDWIHMTYHSARSDMASRYLQKMVAQEGSPIHFSMSSYDYLNSLYPGTSNDNVQISGPPRRLLLTLPLKERFKTWLLEGPPIHRFDALKYLALDESVEEILGVLQEYARLVQGLWVPKSYLVYGTDQGIEVLARDYVLLLFTKNPLINSSQLPRRPQLAKTMKDVLKVLSVERPAFSDWKLKELPDFSFIKLNSSVVKKEQEEWDCLETKINGLLFGGKTGPAITASSKSNTTNNSIAKSSDIVGARTLIGTNSRIQMSEEAREAIAKALQKLFKSVKVCGFQQISQRLRDMAVSESARSTGFAKEAVAAANSIDSFPTELQAIVNQVAVNIHGICVPKSSPDHPQYDPFRKVVIDLFVAEGPNAKLKKAPIIEAAKMELKRDITTTEYNKVLQELCISQASAWVLRSGDRNPIH; this comes from the exons ATGGCGGACCTTGATTTGGACCTGGACGAGCTGTTGGACGGCCCCACGCAGGTGCCCGTTCGATCCACACGCTTCAATCCCAAGAACTCAAAATTCAAGCCGAGGGTCAAAACCGAGCCATCTCAACACCCGCCAGCATCTTCATCTGACTCTGCTGAACTGATGGGAAAGGAATCGGATTCCATTCCCTTGCCCAAAAAGGAGGAACCTGGTATTAAACCCGAATTTGCAAATGATGCTGAGATGGACATTGACTTGAAGTGTGGGGGGATTGTGGAAAACGGAATGAAAAAAGAAGAGACTGAAGATTTAATGGAAACGGAAGAAGGGGAAGCAGAGGACGAAGTTGTTCGAGAAATTGATGTCTATCTAACTTCTTCTCTGGACCCTAATACTCGG TTGTTTGTGTTGCAATACCCGCTCAGACCAATGTGGCGACCATATGAAATGGAAGGAAGATGTGAAGAG GTGAGGGTGAAACCTGCAAGTAACGAAGTAGAGGTTGATTTGGCTATCGATTTTGAATCCAAGAATTATGATAGAAATGCTGATTCTAGAGTTTTGATGAAAAAACAG ACTCTTGCTTCATCATGGAAGCCACCTCAGGCAAGTGGTTATGCTGTTGGGGTTCTAACTGGAAACAAG TTACACTTGAACCCTATCCACGCAGTTGTACAACTTCGACCTTCCATGGAGCATCTTGATTCTAGGGAATCTAAAAGGAATGTTGTTACCAGTATGGAAGATTCTGTGAAGGCAGAAGAGATCAAGCAGGAAAAACTTTCGATTGCATCAAAACAATTG ACCAAACCATCAGGGCAGGAAAAGGATATTGGAGAA GATTGGATTCATATGACATACCATAGCGCAAGAAGCGACATGGCATCAAGATACTTGCAAAAAATGGTGGCTCAGGAAGGATCACCTATTCATTTTTCCATGAGCTC GTATGATTATCTGAATAGCTTGTATCCTGGCACATCTAATGACAATGTCCAGATCAGTGGTCCTCCAAGAAG GCTGTTACTGACTCTACCGCTAAAAGAACGGTTTAAAACTTGGCTTCTTGAG GGCCCTCCAATTCATCGATTTGACGCTTTGAAGTACCTAGCTTTGGATGAATCCGTCGAAGAAATTTTGGGAGTCTTGCAGGAATATGCCCGATTAGTTCAGGGACTTTGGGTTCCTAAAAGTTATTTAGTGTATGGAACCGATCAAGGAATAGAAGTTTTAGCCAGGGATTATGTTCTTCTTTTATTTACCAAGAATCCCCTCATTAACAGCTCTCAATTGCCTCGACGACCTCAACTTGCTAAAACAATGAAAGATGTCCTGAAAGTGTTGTCTGTGGAGAGACCTGCCTTCAGTGACTGGAAACTGAAAGAGCTCCCAGATTTTAGTTTCATCAAACTTAATTCCTCTGTTGTAAAAAAAGAACAAGAAGAGTGGGATTGCTTAGAGACTAAAATCAATGGTCTTCTTTTTGGAGGAAAAACTGGACCTGCTATCACGGCTTCTTCAAAGTCTAACACCACAAACAATTCGATCGCGAAAAGTTCCGATATAGTCGGTGCTAGGACTCTGATTGGAACAAACTCAAGGATCCAAATGTCCGAAGAAGCTCGAGAGGCTATTGCAAAAGCACTTCAAAAACTTTTTAAAAGTGTCAAAGTTTGTGG TTTCCAACAAATTAGCCAACGTTTACGGGACATGGCAGTGTCTGAGTCTGCACGCTCGACAGGATTTGCTAAAGAGGCTGTAGCTGCAGCGAACAGTATCGATTCTTTTCCGACCGAGCTTCAGGCAATCGTTAATCAGGTAGCCGTTAATATTCATGGCATTTGCGTTCCGAAATCATCACCAGATCATCCACAGTATGACCCATTCAG GAAAGTTGTCATTGATCTTTTTGTTGCTGAAGGACCAAATGCAAAGCTTAAAAAGGCTCCTATAATTGAGGCTGCCAAGATGGAACTTAAGAGGGATATAACTACCACCGAATATAATAAG GTCTTGCAGGAATTGTGTATATCTCAAGCTTCTGCCTGGGTACTGAGGAGTGGTGACAGAAACCCAATACATTGA